In Mucilaginibacter celer, one DNA window encodes the following:
- a CDS encoding AAA family ATPase has translation MLLQEFSLQGYKCYRDLTTIPFHNLTVLIGENDCGKSTILKALGLFLGKFNQQEDDFYNLEGAAVDTFTLTAKFQVDFANVSELLSPFIVDGYVFIKKIYTRGFAFRCFINKIALQDIDLETYTNLNSSDMKDLLNRLGLPAYSNQDDRKAEVKRYIEINNEMLPKHVLETEINFNTVSPALPHYQYYGSHEYGNPQSLVKKTLENIIRNQFYNEDGELKSSSIRKVKNNVLQKLNQSIEQNLLTQIQKYNPKIRSIQGRINIDFAQGLNFQGLELDEGQGFKLVDHKGEGSKKRLFLSILEWDKEIQTSSQQNRPVIRAYDEPDSNLHFEAQRKMFYAISEVANNPQANTQSIIATHSLTMIDRAPSNCINHIIQEAGVSSVNFLQTGGDLEIQKFLNQVSIVGGIKNSSIFYEKCFLIVEGDSEEASMGKIYKKWFNRTLSEDGIVIINLQTNGAWFNFLKLLRNNKKSSTVMLLDSDTQNPECGASVTVAKLNEIGFDADFLNNQVFFAGVQEFEDLYPDKRIRDVFNILYPRPTKRQWTLADIQRLRIDHLKISKGFDIETLKFIKHHKNRYRKPEFASSIIDLMTEKELKTIPVLQNLFDKIQDILS, from the coding sequence GTGTTACTTCAAGAATTTTCATTGCAAGGATATAAATGTTATCGTGATTTAACGACTATTCCGTTCCATAATTTGACTGTTTTAATTGGAGAAAACGATTGTGGGAAATCTACGATTCTGAAAGCTCTCGGCCTTTTTTTGGGTAAATTTAATCAGCAAGAGGATGACTTCTATAATTTAGAAGGTGCAGCTGTTGATACTTTTACTCTAACAGCAAAATTTCAAGTCGATTTTGCTAATGTATCCGAATTATTATCTCCATTTATAGTCGATGGTTATGTATTTATCAAAAAAATTTATACAAGAGGGTTCGCCTTTAGATGTTTTATCAATAAGATTGCCTTACAGGACATTGACTTAGAGACTTATACTAATTTAAACTCCTCTGATATGAAAGATTTATTGAATAGACTTGGGTTACCAGCCTATTCAAATCAAGATGACAGAAAAGCTGAAGTTAAACGGTACATTGAAATAAATAATGAGATGCTGCCTAAGCATGTTTTAGAAACAGAAATTAATTTTAATACAGTAAGTCCAGCGCTGCCTCACTATCAATATTATGGAAGCCATGAATATGGCAACCCTCAATCGTTGGTTAAAAAAACTCTTGAAAATATTATCAGAAACCAATTTTATAACGAAGACGGAGAATTGAAATCGTCATCTATTAGGAAGGTGAAAAATAATGTTCTACAAAAGCTAAATCAAAGTATTGAGCAAAATCTTCTAACACAGATACAAAAATACAATCCTAAAATTAGAAGTATCCAAGGGCGGATAAATATAGATTTTGCTCAAGGGTTGAATTTTCAAGGTCTTGAACTTGATGAAGGGCAAGGATTTAAGTTAGTTGACCACAAAGGAGAAGGCTCAAAAAAAAGATTATTCCTTTCTATTTTAGAATGGGACAAAGAAATTCAAACGAGTAGCCAACAAAACAGGCCGGTGATTCGAGCTTATGATGAGCCTGATTCAAATTTGCATTTTGAAGCGCAACGGAAAATGTTCTATGCGATTTCAGAGGTTGCAAACAACCCTCAGGCAAATACGCAGTCTATTATAGCCACCCACTCTTTGACAATGATAGACAGGGCTCCATCTAATTGTATTAATCATATTATTCAGGAAGCGGGTGTGTCATCGGTGAATTTTTTGCAAACGGGTGGCGATTTGGAAATTCAGAAATTTTTAAATCAAGTGTCGATTGTTGGGGGGATTAAGAATAGCAGTATATTTTATGAAAAGTGTTTTTTAATCGTAGAGGGAGATAGCGAAGAAGCGAGTATGGGGAAAATTTATAAAAAATGGTTTAATCGCACATTGTCCGAAGATGGGATCGTTATAATTAATTTGCAAACAAATGGTGCTTGGTTTAACTTTCTTAAGTTGCTTAGAAATAATAAGAAAAGTAGCACCGTGATGTTGTTGGATTCTGATACGCAAAATCCAGAATGTGGTGCATCTGTTACTGTTGCCAAATTAAATGAGATTGGTTTCGATGCAGACTTTCTAAATAATCAAGTGTTTTTCGCTGGAGTACAGGAATTTGAAGACTTATATCCAGATAAAAGAATTCGAGACGTTTTTAACATCCTTTATCCTCGACCCACAAAAAGACAATGGACGTTAGCGGATATACAAAGATTAAGGATTGATCATTTGAAAATCTCTAAAGGATTTGATATTGAAACTCTTAAGTTTATTAAGCATCATAAAAATCGATATAGGAAACCAGAATTTGCTTCTTCTATAATTGATCTGATGACGGAGAAGGAGCTTAAAACTATTCCCGTACTCCAAAATTTGTTTGATAAAATTCAGGATATTTTGAGTTGA
- a CDS encoding carboxypeptidase-like regulatory domain-containing protein yields MRFYWFLLICFLCPLIASAQSNTITGKVVRADTKAPVPNASVFLNNATYGTSTAEDGTFTLSGVKSGQYTLVITGVGYEEYSTTVLAGKEPVKISAELTQKVLMLREVVISSNADWKKNYELFRKEFVGNTENGKECKVTNPHILNLIYHRGKQQLEASGDEFLVVENLALGYRTKFLLKSFLFDGIEHTISYSGSALFENLPGSTEQKKIWKKKREDAYYGSAQHFYRSLYKGTLKQEGFEAHDFTRYLNPERPDEAVLAARIKKYREGPRDSLAKYYKLSNMTKWFHESMVKTPYQEMEILRKTPQDGIYAITFPHFLYVVYTKREETTEFKDVYHPLDMPNYETSVLTKYSNFVAFDMNGIVVSSPGPLYEGSWSKAKLGDLLPVDYEPGD; encoded by the coding sequence ATGCGCTTTTATTGGTTTCTGCTTATCTGTTTTTTATGCCCGCTTATCGCTTCGGCCCAATCAAACACCATAACCGGTAAGGTTGTACGGGCCGATACCAAAGCGCCCGTACCCAATGCCAGCGTGTTTTTAAATAATGCCACCTACGGTACTTCTACCGCCGAGGACGGTACTTTTACCCTCAGCGGCGTAAAATCCGGCCAGTACACCCTGGTAATTACCGGTGTTGGTTACGAAGAATATTCAACCACCGTACTGGCAGGTAAAGAACCTGTGAAAATTAGCGCCGAACTCACCCAAAAAGTACTGATGCTGCGCGAAGTAGTGATCAGCAGCAATGCCGACTGGAAAAAGAACTACGAACTTTTCCGCAAGGAGTTTGTAGGCAATACCGAAAACGGCAAAGAATGTAAAGTAACCAACCCGCATATCCTTAACCTCATTTATCACCGCGGCAAGCAGCAACTGGAAGCATCGGGCGATGAGTTTTTGGTGGTGGAGAACCTGGCTTTAGGTTACCGTACCAAATTTTTGTTGAAGAGTTTTTTGTTTGATGGCATTGAGCATACCATATCCTACTCGGGCAGCGCCCTGTTCGAGAACCTGCCCGGCAGCACCGAACAAAAAAAGATCTGGAAGAAAAAGCGTGAGGACGCCTACTATGGTTCGGCACAGCATTTTTACCGCTCGTTGTATAAAGGCACATTGAAGCAGGAGGGCTTTGAAGCGCACGATTTTACCCGCTACCTCAACCCCGAACGCCCCGACGAGGCTGTGCTTGCAGCACGGATTAAGAAATACCGGGAGGGCCCCCGCGATTCGTTGGCTAAATACTACAAGCTAAGCAACATGACCAAATGGTTTCATGAAAGCATGGTTAAAACACCCTACCAGGAAATGGAAATTTTGCGTAAAACGCCGCAGGATGGTATTTATGCCATCACTTTTCCGCATTTTTTATACGTAGTGTACACCAAACGCGAAGAAACCACCGAATTTAAAGATGTTTACCACCCGCTGGATATGCCCAACTACGAAACCAGCGTGCTCACCAAATACTCCAACTTTGTGGCTTTTGATATGAACGGCATTGTGGTATCAAGCCCTGGGCCGTTATATGAAGGTTCATGGTCGAAAGCTAAGCTGGGGGATTTGTTGCCGGTGGATTATGAGCCGGGGGATTGA
- a CDS encoding heme exporter protein CcmB, producing MKFVNETWYLLKKEILLEWRAKYAFNGVLLYVVSTVFVCYISLNLNPGFANSNGYPVVWNVLFWIIMLFASVNAIAKSFMQESKNRLLYYYSIASPQAIILSKTVYNVLLMSLLSVLALIVYLVFFPNTLGDPLYYFLAVLLGSLSFSTVFTMISAIASKAGNNGTLMAILSFPVIIPVILVLIKLSKSAMDGVDRSFFYGNIGVLCAINAIVIATALLLFPYLWRD from the coding sequence ATGAAATTTGTTAATGAAACCTGGTACCTGCTAAAAAAGGAGATTTTGCTGGAGTGGCGGGCAAAATATGCTTTTAATGGTGTTTTGCTATACGTGGTTTCAACGGTGTTTGTATGCTATATTTCGCTTAACCTTAATCCTGGTTTTGCAAACAGTAACGGTTACCCGGTGGTTTGGAATGTGTTGTTCTGGATTATTATGCTGTTTGCGTCGGTAAACGCCATAGCCAAAAGCTTTATGCAGGAAAGTAAAAACCGCCTGTTGTATTATTATTCTATTGCCAGTCCGCAGGCTATTATACTTTCAAAAACCGTTTACAATGTTTTGTTAATGTCGTTACTAAGCGTATTGGCATTAATTGTTTACCTCGTATTTTTCCCAAACACCCTTGGCGATCCGCTGTATTATTTCCTGGCCGTGCTGTTGGGCAGCCTGAGTTTTTCAACGGTTTTTACCATGATCTCGGCTATAGCCTCAAAAGCAGGTAATAACGGTACGCTGATGGCAATTCTCAGCTTCCCGGTTATCATCCCGGTAATCCTCGTGCTTATTAAACTGAGCAAAAGCGCAATGGATGGGGTTGACCGGAGTTTTTTTTATGGCAACATTGGCGTGCTGTGCGCTATTAATGCTATTGTAATAGCTACTGCTTTACTATTGTTCCCTTATTTGTGGCGAGACTGA
- a CDS encoding methylated-DNA--[protein]-cysteine S-methyltransferase, translating to MPVAYFQTPVGIARIIEEDAFISSISIRDEEYDIEPASTPLMQTAIHQLNEYFAGKRREFTFPIKQSGSNFQQEVWNELMKIPYGSTITYTQQSNQMNNPLAIRAIAAANGRNPLWVVVPCHRVIGANGSLTGYAGGIWRKQWLLEHEAKVLGIGQTKLEF from the coding sequence ATGCCTGTAGCTTATTTCCAAACCCCGGTTGGTATTGCCCGCATTATTGAGGAGGATGCCTTCATTTCATCTATATCCATCCGCGATGAGGAATATGATATTGAGCCTGCCTCCACTCCCCTGATGCAAACCGCTATCCATCAGCTAAATGAATACTTCGCGGGCAAACGGAGGGAATTCACTTTCCCGATAAAACAATCGGGCAGCAATTTTCAGCAGGAAGTTTGGAACGAACTGATGAAGATCCCTTACGGAAGCACCATTACCTATACCCAACAATCCAACCAGATGAATAATCCGCTGGCCATAAGGGCTATTGCTGCAGCAAACGGGCGTAACCCTTTATGGGTAGTGGTCCCCTGCCACCGGGTTATCGGCGCAAACGGCAGCCTTACAGGTTATGCAGGCGGTATCTGGCGCAAACAATGGCTGCTGGAGCACGAGGCTAAAGTACTGGGCATTGGGCAAACTAAACTGGAGTTTTAA
- a CDS encoding hybrid sensor histidine kinase/response regulator, which translates to MTPVNILIVDDREENIIALEALLEREDIKIFSTTSPNEALKIAWETNIAIALVDVQMPEMDGFELVEMLKSNPRTKDILVIFVTAISKEAKYAVKGLGTGAVDYLYKPLDPYITSAKVDSFVQLARTQADIKQKNEELQNYAVVVKNSADIISSVDAQSLRIIDINPTVEKIMGFKAAELIGKSIVDLAIGDHQPAFRKKLGEIIKDNLSFAIFEFKFETFDKRVIWVECRAAYRNKVIFINISDISPQKSYQEQLIKSKENAEYSKKVKETFLANMSHELRTPVNGIIGITSLLRKTGLNEQQLGMLDLLDTSSKSLLGVINDVLDISKIEAGKFSIIRAASNVYDIVKSVFNLLKFKADENNIEFLLEIEEEVPQYLMIDSLRLNQILMNLLSNALKFTERGYVKLKIVVLQKHNDKVKIKFIVEDTGIGIPSDRLNKIFESFEQAEDDTSNRYGGTGLGLTIVKKLAELKGGELTVSSQVGKGSTFNFTNWYTIAVKPKEKLTTKTDKTLPPFNNVRVLVAEDNMVNQFMLSKILKDWNVEVDMVDNGRKVIDKLTDRTYDIILMDTHMPEMNGYQAAKTIRVDFEEPKRSIPIISLSAASYDHEQQEAISAGMNDVLSKPFMPYQLHEKMARLLKVDA; encoded by the coding sequence ATGACCCCTGTTAATATTCTTATTGTTGATGATAGAGAAGAGAACATAATTGCGCTCGAAGCATTGCTTGAACGCGAGGATATTAAAATATTTTCTACTACATCGCCAAACGAAGCGCTTAAAATTGCCTGGGAAACCAATATAGCGATTGCACTCGTTGACGTACAAATGCCCGAAATGGATGGCTTTGAATTGGTTGAGATGCTTAAATCAAATCCGCGTACCAAAGATATCCTGGTAATTTTTGTTACCGCCATATCCAAGGAAGCAAAATACGCGGTGAAAGGCCTTGGTACCGGCGCTGTAGATTACCTGTATAAACCGCTCGATCCGTACATCACATCGGCCAAGGTTGATTCGTTTGTACAGCTGGCCCGCACGCAGGCCGATATCAAACAAAAAAACGAGGAGCTTCAAAACTATGCCGTAGTGGTGAAAAACTCGGCAGATATTATCAGTTCGGTGGATGCGCAAAGTTTGCGGATCATTGATATCAACCCTACCGTCGAAAAAATAATGGGGTTCAAGGCGGCCGAACTGATTGGAAAAAGTATTGTTGATCTGGCTATTGGAGATCATCAGCCGGCTTTTCGCAAAAAACTGGGCGAGATTATCAAGGATAACCTCAGTTTTGCCATTTTTGAGTTTAAGTTTGAAACCTTTGATAAGCGGGTAATTTGGGTAGAGTGCCGGGCAGCGTACCGAAACAAGGTTATTTTTATCAATATCAGCGATATCTCGCCGCAAAAAAGCTACCAGGAGCAGCTCATCAAATCAAAAGAAAACGCCGAATACAGTAAAAAAGTCAAGGAAACGTTTTTAGCTAATATGAGCCATGAGCTGCGTACGCCGGTAAACGGTATTATAGGCATTACATCGCTTTTGCGTAAAACCGGGCTTAACGAGCAGCAGCTTGGGATGCTCGATTTGCTGGATACCTCATCCAAGTCATTATTGGGTGTTATTAACGATGTGCTTGATATTTCGAAAATTGAAGCCGGCAAGTTCAGCATCATTCGGGCGGCAAGCAATGTTTATGATATCGTAAAATCGGTATTCAACCTGTTGAAGTTTAAAGCCGACGAAAACAATATTGAGTTTTTGCTGGAGATTGAAGAAGAGGTGCCACAATACCTGATGATCGACTCGTTGAGGCTTAACCAGATTTTGATGAACCTGCTGAGCAATGCCCTTAAATTTACAGAAAGGGGATATGTAAAGTTGAAGATTGTTGTACTGCAGAAGCATAACGATAAGGTTAAAATTAAATTTATTGTGGAGGATACCGGCATCGGCATCCCATCCGACAGGCTGAACAAGATCTTCGAATCATTTGAACAGGCCGAAGATGATACATCCAACAGGTATGGCGGTACCGGTTTGGGCCTTACCATTGTAAAAAAACTGGCCGAGCTTAAAGGCGGCGAGCTTACGGTAAGCAGCCAGGTTGGAAAGGGCAGCACCTTCAACTTTACCAACTGGTATACTATTGCCGTTAAGCCTAAAGAAAAGCTAACCACTAAAACCGATAAAACACTGCCACCGTTTAATAATGTGCGTGTATTGGTGGCCGAAGATAATATGGTTAACCAGTTTATGCTTTCTAAAATATTAAAAGACTGGAATGTAGAAGTGGACATGGTTGATAACGGCCGCAAGGTAATTGATAAACTAACCGACCGCACTTACGACATCATTTTGATGGATACCCATATGCCCGAAATGAACGGCTACCAGGCGGCCAAAACTATCCGGGTTGATTTTGAGGAGCCCAAACGGAGTATCCCCATCATCTCACTTTCGGCAGCAAGTTATGATCATGAACAGCAGGAGGCTATTTCGGCCGGGATGAACGATGTGCTATCCAAGCCGTTTATGCCTTACCAGCTGCACGAAAAAATGGCGAGGTTGCTAAAGGTGGATGCATAA
- a CDS encoding chemotaxis protein CheB — protein sequence MAPDKNLLERWQAAEILLFGGSAGSFKILFRIIKELPGAFGKTVILIIHRKKNFFSEIEKLFAENSRMYMREIEDKDILKKNTMYIAPANYHTLIEEGGYFSLDVSEAVWYSKPSIDVTFESAAEVYGDKCVAILLSGANQDGADGMLKIRKSGGLTIAQQPEDAEMPEMPRSAIKNGAAEYVLTQDEIFKLLLL from the coding sequence TTGGCACCTGATAAAAATTTATTGGAGCGATGGCAGGCTGCCGAAATACTATTATTCGGCGGTTCGGCGGGCTCGTTCAAAATTTTGTTCCGCATTATTAAAGAACTTCCGGGTGCGTTTGGGAAAACAGTAATCCTTATCATCCACCGAAAAAAAAACTTTTTTAGCGAAATTGAAAAACTGTTTGCCGAGAACAGCCGTATGTATATGCGCGAAATTGAGGATAAGGATATTCTAAAAAAGAATACCATGTATATCGCGCCGGCAAACTATCATACCCTGATTGAGGAAGGCGGATATTTTAGTCTCGACGTTTCGGAGGCCGTATGGTACTCAAAACCATCAATTGATGTTACTTTTGAAAGCGCTGCCGAAGTGTATGGCGACAAATGCGTGGCTATACTGTTATCAGGAGCAAATCAGGACGGGGCTGATGGTATGTTGAAGATTAGAAAAAGCGGCGGCCTTACTATAGCGCAGCAGCCCGAAGACGCCGAAATGCCCGAGATGCCGCGGTCGGCGATAAAAAATGGAGCTGCAGAATACGTGTTAACACAAGATGAGATATTTAAATTATTGCTTTTATAA
- a CDS encoding CheR family methyltransferase has translation MDTAQGIISQAQVFELIDIIKKVHGFDFAGYTKASLKRRLIRIMLLNKFEFYDLKHVLINDAAFFQGFLEEITVNVTEMFRDPAFYKAVNTQVVPYLSTYQHAKIWSAGCSTGEEVYSMAILMKEAGLGKKSFIYGTDINTEVLREARKGIYSLRNIKSYAENYQYTGLKGSITDHFTILYDAASVHNELKQNTLFSVHNLISDNVFNEFQMISCRNVFIYFETFLQERILELFYKSLCPLGYLCLGSKETIRSDAFKTKFKVINQKENIYQKVGT, from the coding sequence ATGGATACAGCGCAGGGAATTATATCGCAGGCCCAGGTTTTTGAACTGATTGATATTATAAAAAAAGTTCATGGCTTTGATTTTGCGGGCTATACAAAGGCTTCGTTAAAGCGCAGGCTTATTCGCATTATGCTGCTCAATAAGTTTGAGTTTTACGATTTAAAGCATGTACTGATTAATGATGCCGCCTTTTTTCAGGGCTTTTTGGAGGAAATTACGGTTAACGTTACCGAAATGTTTCGCGACCCGGCTTTTTATAAAGCGGTTAATACACAGGTAGTGCCTTACCTTTCTACCTATCAGCATGCCAAAATATGGAGTGCAGGCTGCTCAACGGGCGAGGAGGTTTACTCGATGGCCATACTGATGAAGGAGGCGGGTTTAGGTAAAAAATCGTTTATCTACGGTACAGATATTAACACCGAAGTGCTGAGGGAGGCCCGTAAAGGTATTTACAGCTTACGCAACATAAAAAGCTATGCCGAAAACTACCAGTACACCGGCTTAAAAGGATCGATAACAGATCATTTTACCATTTTGTATGATGCTGCTTCGGTGCATAATGAGTTAAAGCAAAACACGTTGTTTTCGGTACATAATTTAATATCTGATAATGTGTTTAATGAGTTTCAGATGATTAGCTGCCGCAACGTTTTTATTTATTTCGAAACGTTTTTGCAGGAGCGGATCCTGGAGTTGTTTTATAAAAGCCTGTGCCCGTTGGGTTATTTATGTCTTGGCAGTAAAGAAACAATCCGGTCAGACGCTTTTAAAACAAAGTTTAAGGTAATCAACCAAAAGGAAAATATCTATCAAAAAGTTGGCACCTGA